Within Oribacterium sp. oral taxon 102, the genomic segment ATGCAGAAATCTCTGCACGTGACCTGCTCCATCAATTTTAGAGGCCTCATAGAGCTCCCTTGGAACGTTTTTCAGTGCCGCGAGAAGCATAACCATACTGGAGCCGAATTGCCAGATCTCCAGCGTGCAGATCGTAGGAAGCGCCAGCTTTGTACTCCCGAGAAAGGATAACTTTTCCATTCCAAGCACTGACATCATCGAATTCATAACGCCATTATCGCTGAACATCAGTCTCCACAGAAGCGCCACAGCCACCGATCCGCCGAACAGAGAGGGGATATAGTAAAGCGTCCGGATCAGATTGATTCCCCGAATATTTCGGTTCAGAAGCAGTGCCACCAGCAGTGCAAGGATAACCTTCCCCGGTACCGTATAAAGCGCGAATAAAACCGTAGCCCGAAGCGATTTCCAGAAATCCCGGTCTCTGCCAAGGAGCTTCACATAATTTCCAAGTCCGATAAATTTCAAAGAACCGCCGACCGTATAATCATTGAAGGAATAGACAAAGGACATCATAAACGGGTATAGCTGAAGAAGCAGAAGCCCGACGATCCAGGGCAGCAGATAACAGAATGCCTGATAATCTCGTCTGGAATATTTCGCCCCTGCGGCTTTCGTAAATTCCATAGAAACCTCCGTAAAGCTGTAAATTCCATAGATGCTTCCGAATCCTCTGAATAAGCCTTGCGCGCCCAATCAAGCGGCAAGGCTTGCTGTGTTATTTCTGAAGCTCTGAAAACTCCGCGATCACTTCCTTTGCCGCATCCTCCGGCTTCTTTTCTCCATATCCTATCGCC encodes:
- a CDS encoding carbohydrate ABC transporter permease; translation: MEFTKAAGAKYSRRDYQAFCYLLPWIVGLLLLQLYPFMMSFVYSFNDYTVGGSLKFIGLGNYVKLLGRDRDFWKSLRATVLFALYTVPGKVILALLVALLLNRNIRGINLIRTLYYIPSLFGGSVAVALLWRLMFSDNGVMNSMMSVLGMEKLSFLGSTKLALPTICTLEIWQFGSSMVMLLAALKNVPRELYEASKIDGAGHVQRFLHVTLPQISPILFFALLNQMIQELQNFTSPYTITGGGPMKSTNVLGIMLYKEGFSYFKMGYASAISWIEFTIILAFTLILFASSRLWVHYADEG